One Lagopus muta isolate bLagMut1 chromosome 10, bLagMut1 primary, whole genome shotgun sequence DNA segment encodes these proteins:
- the UACA gene encoding uveal autoantigen with coiled-coil domains and ankyrin repeats isoform X3 produces MALYIYSQTIEQLNTDWNKYDDRLMKAAERGDVEKVSSILAKKGVSPTKLDVEGRSAFHVVASKGNLDCLNTILIHGVDITATDAAGRNALHLAAKYGHALCLQKLLQYNCPTENVDLQGRTALHDAAMSDCSSSIQLLCDHGASVNAKDGDGRTPLVLATQMCRPTVCQLLIDRGADVNARDKQNRTALMLGCEYGCKDAVEVLLRNGADVSLVDGLGHDCAYYARIGDNIDILALIKAAVEDSSKARDTMKRGQPEQKMNNMSQKWNRLHAQEEVNVKLYQKDHNAQELELENQDLKDRMREVQEEQRMLLDRISGLQLQLTEEQMFADDLENEKDELKKILSTKEKQQEESLRTIEALKAKLKYYEVDLVGSGSNLSNRKEDLLKQGQVFAVESQSRSMLRPLELSLPHQSPNSERETLKKELDNMRTCYGAAKEEISKLQRELSHKVSECKALASECERTKEESDGQIKQLEDALKDVQKRMFDSEGKVKQMQTHFLALKDHLTNEAASGNSKLTEELKDQLKEMKTKYEGASAEVGKLRNQIKQNELLVAEFKRDEGRLVEENKRLQKELVKLEMERDKRERSVMELEGQLKETAAKLAHSVSSEKFENMKSLLSNEVNEKAKKLAETEGEREKLQAEIWALKRESDSQKAKLAQHVKPEDHEQMRSGFEQKNEELEKRISELSQKNQTLQKELERFQTDNKMLKQQIQVLKTEIKSQNVPLKIHEELKKTSDVTVGDLTKRLFEITRKYNESKAEAERLLAEKNSLSETMSHLQAVYLSPEQHREEMEALKSSGIELEKQLAELQKKYDDEQEKMCKLVSENTAIRESVKDQYVLAATHEEIRTALNNALERSNKELSDLKEKNEERKQEFLRVDKENGALKDKVKLLQNQLQTECISLKEHDAKVSALNNSVRELRENNAAITAEYKRSQEEILQLHGEIEAQKKELDTIQECIKSKYAPVASFEDREQSFEATVKELKAQLQEQMRKCEVSEEESRKCKEENGKLKKGIMSIQNDLQQNYVLAERCREMEKTFASKMEELNKQLREMLQKYTGNRDEKDELKESAKQGVAVQAPVGSQHLSVEQIDVLKNALGHTIEDLKEALRSKKDRYDKEALKVGELQQELLDLKKSSVPLVEYTKMKEMLEQEILATKSSLKAKEGESQVKSEEILKLQAEIQRNQQALTDLASKEVIDLSEYNSMKSALEAQVKSIAENLSSVNKKYEEACEEALQAKKSERSLKDEKELLQLRSCSIEQEIKDQKERCEKSLTTIIDLQKRIQESAKQVEAKDNKITELLNDVERLKQALNGLSQLTYTSGIPAKRQNQQVEVLQNQVKTLQQQLADAKRQHQEVVAVYRTHLLSAVQGHMDEDVQAALLQIIQMRQGLVC; encoded by the exons ATGGCATTGTACATATATAGCCAAACCATTGAACAG CTGAATACAGACTGGAACAAGTATGATGACAGGTtaatgaaagcagctgaaaggGGCGATGTGGAGAAGGTTTCATCAATCCTTGCCAAAAAAGGGGTCAGTCCCACTAAGCTGGATGTGGAAGGGAGGTCTGC ATTCCATGTTGTGGCATCAAAGGGAAATCTGGACTGCTTGAACACCATCCTTATCCATGGAGTTGATATCACGGCCACTGATGCTGCAG GTAGAAACGCATTGCACCTAGCTGCGAAGTATGGCCATGCCTTGTgtctgcagaagctgctgcag TACAACTGTCCAACAGAGAATGTGGATCTTCAAGGAAGAACGGCTCTTCATGATGCAG CTATGTCAGACTGTTCCTCTAGCATACAACTCCTGTGTGACCATGGGGCTTCAGTGAATGCAAAGGATGGA GATGGGAGGACACCACTGGTGCTGGCCACTCAGATGTGTCGCCCCACAGTTTGCCAGCTTCTTATAGACAGAGGAGCAGACGTCAATGCCAGGGACAAACAAAACAG GACTGCCCTAATGTTAGGCTGTGAATATGGCTGCAAGGACGCGGTAGAAGTTTTGCTCAGGAATGGCGCGGATGTTAGTTTGGTTGATGGCCTTGGTCATGACTGTGCTTACTATGCCAGAATTGGTGACAATATTGACATTTTGGCTTTAATAAAAGCTGCCGTTGAGGATTCCAGCAAAG caAGAGATACCATGAAGAGAGGGCAGCCTGAACAGAAG ATGAACAACATGTCACAAAAGTGGAATCGGCTGCATGCACAGGAAGAGGTGAATGTCAAGCTGTATCAGAAGGACCATAATGCTCAG gaattGGAGTTAGAAAATCAAGACTTGAAGGATCGAATGAGGGAAGTGCAGGAGGAGCAAAGGATGTTGCTGGATAGAATCagtgggctgcagctgcagctaaCTGAG GAACAAATGTTTGCAGATGATCTTGAAAATGAG aaagatgaGTTGAAGAAAATCCTGAGTACgaaggaaaaacagcaggaagaaagcttAAGGACTATTGAAGCTCTGAAAGCTAAACTCAAATATTATGAA GTTGATTTAGTGGGATCTGGAAGCAACTTGAGTAACA GGAAAGAAGATTTACTTAAACAAGGTCAAGTGTTTGCTGTGGAATCACAG TCCAGGTCTATGCTGAGGCCCCTGGAGCTGTCCCTGCCTCACCAATCACCCAACTCAGAGAGAGaaactttaaagaaagaacTTGACAACATGAGGACTTGCTATGGtgcagcaaaggaagaaataagcaAATTGCAGAGAGAACTTTCTCACAAGGTGTCTGAATGTAAAGCTTTGGCATCGGAGTGCGAAAGAACCAAGGAAGAATCTGATGGACAGATAAAACAGTTGGAAGATGCTTTAAAAGATGTGCAGAAGAGGATGTTTGACTCGGAAGGCAAAGTTAAGCAAATGCAGACCCACTTTCTTGCTCTGAAGGATCACCTGACTAATGAAGCTGCTTCAGGGAACAGTAAGCTAACAGAGGAGCTGAAGGATCagttgaaagaaatgaaaacaaagtacgAAGGAGCCTCTGCTGAAGTGGGTAAGCTGAGGAACCAGATTAAGCAGAATGAATTGCTAGTGGCAGAATTTAAGAGAGATGAAGGAAGGCtggtggaagaaaataaaaggttgCAGAAGGAACTTGTTAAGTTGGAGATGGAGCGagataaaagggaaagaagtgtCATGGAGTTAGAAGGGCAGCTCAAAGAAACAGCAGCCAAGTTAGCACACTCTGTAAGTTCAGAGAAATTTGAAAACATGAAGAGTTTGCTGTCAAATGAAGTgaatgagaaagcaaaaaagttAGCAGAGACTGAGGGAGAGCGTGAAAAACTGCAGGCAGAGATCTGGGCTTTAAAAAGGGAATCTGATAGTCAGAAGGCTAAACTTGCTCAGCACGTAAAGCCAGAAGATCATGAGCAAATGAGGAGTGGCTTTGAGCAAAAAAATGAGGAACTggagaaaagaatttctgaattGTCACAAAAGAATCAGACTCTGCAGAAGGAACTTGAAAGATTTCAGACTGATAACAAGATGCTGAAGCAACAAATCCAAgtattaaaaactgaaattaaaagccAGAACGTGCCTCTAAAAATTCAcgaagaactgaaaaaaacaagtgatgtGACTGTTGGTGACCTGACCAAAAGGCTTTTCGAAATCACAAGGAAAtataatgaaagcaaagcagaagctgagcGTTTGCTGGCAGAGAAGAACAGCTTAAGTGAGACCATGAGCCACTTGCAGGCTGTGTACCTGTCTCCAGAgcaacacagagaagaaatggaagctTTAAAATCGAGTGGCATTGAGCTTGAAAAGCAGCTTGCTgagcttcagaaaaaatatgatgatgaacaagaaaaaatgtgcaaaCTTGTCTCTGAAAACACGGCCATAAGAGAGTCTGTGAAGGATCAGTATGTTTTGGCTGCAACGCATGAGGAGATTAGAACTGCTCTGAATAATGCACTGGAAAGGAGTAATAAGGAGTTGTCGgatctgaaggaaaagaacgaagagagaaagcaagagtTTCTGAGAGTAGATAAAGAAAACGGGGCTTTGAAAGATAAGGTGAAACTCTTGCAGAACCAATTACAAACCGAATGCATAAGTTTAAAAGAGCATGATGCTAAAGTGAGTGCTTTGAATAACAGCGTGCGGGAGCTTCGGGAAAACAATGCTGCAATTACTGCGGAGTATAAGAGGAGTCAGGAGGAGATTCTGCAGTTACACGGAGAAATTGAAGCCCAAAAGAAGGAGCTTGACACAATTCAGGAATGCATTAAGTCAAAATACGCCCCAGTTGCCTCCTTTGAAGACAGAGAACAAAGCTTTGAAGCCACGGTGAAAGAATTAAAAGCGCAGTTGCAGGAACAGATGCGGAAGTGTGAAGTAAGTGAGGAGGAAAGTAGGAAGTGCAAGGAGGAGAATGGGAAGCTGAAAAAAGGCATTATGTCCATCCAGAATGACCTGCAGCAGAACTATGTCCTTGCTGAGAGATGCCGCGAAATGGAAAAGACGTTCGCAAGCAAAATGGAGGAGCTGAACAAGCAATTGagagagatgctgcagaaaTATACAGGCAACAGAGATGAAAAGGATGAGCTGAAAGAGAGCGCCAAGCAGGGTGTAGCTGTGCAGGCTCCTGTGGGCAGTCAGCATCTGTCTGTGGAGCAGATTGATGTGTTGAAGAACGCTCTTGGGCACACTATAGAGGATCTGAAGGAAGCTCTCAGGAGTAAGAAGGATCGTTATGATAAAGAGGCACTGAAAGTAGGAGAACTGCAGCAGGAGTTGTTGGATCTGAAGAAGTCTTCAGTACCTTTGGTAGAATATAcgaaaatgaaagaaatgctggAACAAGAAATCCTAGCAACtaaaagcagtttaaaagcgaaggaaggagaaagccaAGTTAAAAGTGAGGAAATCTTGAAGTTGCAAGCCGAGATTCAGCGTAATCAACAAGCTCTAACAGACCTGGCGAGCAAGGAGGTGATTGACTTATCAGAATACAACTCCATGAAAAGTGCTCTGGAGGCCCAGGTTAAGAGCATAGCTGAAAATTTGTCCAGTGTAAATAAAAAGTATGAGGAAGCGTGCGAGGAGGCTTTGCAAGCTAAGAAGAGCGAGCGCTCCTTAAAAGATGAGAAGGAATTGCTCCAGTTACGGAGCTGCAGCATTGAGCAGGAAATTAAGGACCAGAAAGAAAGGTGTGAAAAATCGCTGACGACAATTATTGACTTGCAGAAGAGAATACAGGAGTCTGCAAAGCAGGTGGAAGCCAAGGATAACAAG ATAACAGAGCTGCTTAATGATGTGGAACGATTAAAACAAGCTCTTAATGGCTTGTCTCAGCTTACGTACACCAGTGGGATTCCTGCAAAGAGGCAGAACCAGCAGGTAGAAGTGCTCCAGAACCAAGTGAAAACACTGCAACAACAGCTGGCT GATGCTAAAAGGCAGCACCAAGAGGTGGTCGCAGTGTATCGGACACATCTTCTCAGTGCTGTACAG GGTCACATGGATGAAGATGTCCAAGCTGCTTTACTGCAGATCATTCAGATGAGACAGGGACTGGTTTGCTGA
- the UACA gene encoding uveal autoantigen with coiled-coil domains and ankyrin repeats isoform X5 → MKSLKSRLRKHETIIAGSALNTDWNKYDDRLMKAAERGDVEKVSSILAKKGVSPTKLDVEGRSAFHVVASKGNLDCLNTILIHGVDITATDAAGRNALHLAAKYGHALCLQKLLQYNCPTENVDLQGRTALHDAAMSDCSSSIQLLCDHGASVNAKDGDGRTPLVLATQMCRPTVCQLLIDRGADVNARDKQNRTALMLGCEYGCKDAVEVLLRNGADVSLVDGLGHDCAYYARIGDNIDILALIKAAVEDSSKARDTMKRGQPEQKMNNMSQKWNRLHAQEEVNVKLYQKDHNAQELELENQDLKDRMREVQEEQRMLLDRISGLQLQLTEEQMFADDLENEKDELKKILSTKEKQQEESLRTIEALKAKLKYYEVDLVGSGSNLSNRKEDLLKQGQVFAVESQSRSMLRPLELSLPHQSPNSERETLKKELDNMRTCYGAAKEEISKLQRELSHKVSECKALASECERTKEESDGQIKQLEDALKDVQKRMFDSEGKVKQMQTHFLALKDHLTNEAASGNSKLTEELKDQLKEMKTKYEGASAEVGKLRNQIKQNELLVAEFKRDEGRLVEENKRLQKELVKLEMERDKRERSVMELEGQLKETAAKLAHSVSSEKFENMKSLLSNEVNEKAKKLAETEGEREKLQAEIWALKRESDSQKAKLAQHVKPEDHEQMRSGFEQKNEELEKRISELSQKNQTLQKELERFQTDNKMLKQQIQVLKTEIKSQNVPLKIHEELKKTSDVTVGDLTKRLFEITRKYNESKAEAERLLAEKNSLSETMSHLQAVYLSPEQHREEMEALKSSGIELEKQLAELQKKYDDEQEKMCKLVSENTAIRESVKDQYVLAATHEEIRTALNNALERSNKELSDLKEKNEERKQEFLRVDKENGALKDKVKLLQNQLQTECISLKEHDAKVSALNNSVRELRENNAAITAEYKRSQEEILQLHGEIEAQKKELDTIQECIKSKYAPVASFEDREQSFEATVKELKAQLQEQMRKCEVSEEESRKCKEENGKLKKGIMSIQNDLQQNYVLAERCREMEKTFASKMEELNKQLREMLQKYTGNRDEKDELKESAKQGVAVQAPVGSQHLSVEQIDVLKNALGHTIEDLKEALRSKKDRYDKEALKVGELQQELLDLKKSSVPLVEYTKMKEMLEQEILATKSSLKAKEGESQVKSEEILKLQAEIQRNQQALTDLASKEVIDLSEYNSMKSALEAQVKSIAENLSSVNKKYEEACEEALQAKKSERSLKDEKELLQLRSCSIEQEIKDQKERCEKSLTTIIDLQKRIQESAKQVEAKDNKLTYTSGIPAKRQNQQVEVLQNQVKTLQQQLADAKRQHQEVVAVYRTHLLSAVQGHMDEDVQAALLQIIQMRQGLVC, encoded by the exons CTGAATACAGACTGGAACAAGTATGATGACAGGTtaatgaaagcagctgaaaggGGCGATGTGGAGAAGGTTTCATCAATCCTTGCCAAAAAAGGGGTCAGTCCCACTAAGCTGGATGTGGAAGGGAGGTCTGC ATTCCATGTTGTGGCATCAAAGGGAAATCTGGACTGCTTGAACACCATCCTTATCCATGGAGTTGATATCACGGCCACTGATGCTGCAG GTAGAAACGCATTGCACCTAGCTGCGAAGTATGGCCATGCCTTGTgtctgcagaagctgctgcag TACAACTGTCCAACAGAGAATGTGGATCTTCAAGGAAGAACGGCTCTTCATGATGCAG CTATGTCAGACTGTTCCTCTAGCATACAACTCCTGTGTGACCATGGGGCTTCAGTGAATGCAAAGGATGGA GATGGGAGGACACCACTGGTGCTGGCCACTCAGATGTGTCGCCCCACAGTTTGCCAGCTTCTTATAGACAGAGGAGCAGACGTCAATGCCAGGGACAAACAAAACAG GACTGCCCTAATGTTAGGCTGTGAATATGGCTGCAAGGACGCGGTAGAAGTTTTGCTCAGGAATGGCGCGGATGTTAGTTTGGTTGATGGCCTTGGTCATGACTGTGCTTACTATGCCAGAATTGGTGACAATATTGACATTTTGGCTTTAATAAAAGCTGCCGTTGAGGATTCCAGCAAAG caAGAGATACCATGAAGAGAGGGCAGCCTGAACAGAAG ATGAACAACATGTCACAAAAGTGGAATCGGCTGCATGCACAGGAAGAGGTGAATGTCAAGCTGTATCAGAAGGACCATAATGCTCAG gaattGGAGTTAGAAAATCAAGACTTGAAGGATCGAATGAGGGAAGTGCAGGAGGAGCAAAGGATGTTGCTGGATAGAATCagtgggctgcagctgcagctaaCTGAG GAACAAATGTTTGCAGATGATCTTGAAAATGAG aaagatgaGTTGAAGAAAATCCTGAGTACgaaggaaaaacagcaggaagaaagcttAAGGACTATTGAAGCTCTGAAAGCTAAACTCAAATATTATGAA GTTGATTTAGTGGGATCTGGAAGCAACTTGAGTAACA GGAAAGAAGATTTACTTAAACAAGGTCAAGTGTTTGCTGTGGAATCACAG TCCAGGTCTATGCTGAGGCCCCTGGAGCTGTCCCTGCCTCACCAATCACCCAACTCAGAGAGAGaaactttaaagaaagaacTTGACAACATGAGGACTTGCTATGGtgcagcaaaggaagaaataagcaAATTGCAGAGAGAACTTTCTCACAAGGTGTCTGAATGTAAAGCTTTGGCATCGGAGTGCGAAAGAACCAAGGAAGAATCTGATGGACAGATAAAACAGTTGGAAGATGCTTTAAAAGATGTGCAGAAGAGGATGTTTGACTCGGAAGGCAAAGTTAAGCAAATGCAGACCCACTTTCTTGCTCTGAAGGATCACCTGACTAATGAAGCTGCTTCAGGGAACAGTAAGCTAACAGAGGAGCTGAAGGATCagttgaaagaaatgaaaacaaagtacgAAGGAGCCTCTGCTGAAGTGGGTAAGCTGAGGAACCAGATTAAGCAGAATGAATTGCTAGTGGCAGAATTTAAGAGAGATGAAGGAAGGCtggtggaagaaaataaaaggttgCAGAAGGAACTTGTTAAGTTGGAGATGGAGCGagataaaagggaaagaagtgtCATGGAGTTAGAAGGGCAGCTCAAAGAAACAGCAGCCAAGTTAGCACACTCTGTAAGTTCAGAGAAATTTGAAAACATGAAGAGTTTGCTGTCAAATGAAGTgaatgagaaagcaaaaaagttAGCAGAGACTGAGGGAGAGCGTGAAAAACTGCAGGCAGAGATCTGGGCTTTAAAAAGGGAATCTGATAGTCAGAAGGCTAAACTTGCTCAGCACGTAAAGCCAGAAGATCATGAGCAAATGAGGAGTGGCTTTGAGCAAAAAAATGAGGAACTggagaaaagaatttctgaattGTCACAAAAGAATCAGACTCTGCAGAAGGAACTTGAAAGATTTCAGACTGATAACAAGATGCTGAAGCAACAAATCCAAgtattaaaaactgaaattaaaagccAGAACGTGCCTCTAAAAATTCAcgaagaactgaaaaaaacaagtgatgtGACTGTTGGTGACCTGACCAAAAGGCTTTTCGAAATCACAAGGAAAtataatgaaagcaaagcagaagctgagcGTTTGCTGGCAGAGAAGAACAGCTTAAGTGAGACCATGAGCCACTTGCAGGCTGTGTACCTGTCTCCAGAgcaacacagagaagaaatggaagctTTAAAATCGAGTGGCATTGAGCTTGAAAAGCAGCTTGCTgagcttcagaaaaaatatgatgatgaacaagaaaaaatgtgcaaaCTTGTCTCTGAAAACACGGCCATAAGAGAGTCTGTGAAGGATCAGTATGTTTTGGCTGCAACGCATGAGGAGATTAGAACTGCTCTGAATAATGCACTGGAAAGGAGTAATAAGGAGTTGTCGgatctgaaggaaaagaacgaagagagaaagcaagagtTTCTGAGAGTAGATAAAGAAAACGGGGCTTTGAAAGATAAGGTGAAACTCTTGCAGAACCAATTACAAACCGAATGCATAAGTTTAAAAGAGCATGATGCTAAAGTGAGTGCTTTGAATAACAGCGTGCGGGAGCTTCGGGAAAACAATGCTGCAATTACTGCGGAGTATAAGAGGAGTCAGGAGGAGATTCTGCAGTTACACGGAGAAATTGAAGCCCAAAAGAAGGAGCTTGACACAATTCAGGAATGCATTAAGTCAAAATACGCCCCAGTTGCCTCCTTTGAAGACAGAGAACAAAGCTTTGAAGCCACGGTGAAAGAATTAAAAGCGCAGTTGCAGGAACAGATGCGGAAGTGTGAAGTAAGTGAGGAGGAAAGTAGGAAGTGCAAGGAGGAGAATGGGAAGCTGAAAAAAGGCATTATGTCCATCCAGAATGACCTGCAGCAGAACTATGTCCTTGCTGAGAGATGCCGCGAAATGGAAAAGACGTTCGCAAGCAAAATGGAGGAGCTGAACAAGCAATTGagagagatgctgcagaaaTATACAGGCAACAGAGATGAAAAGGATGAGCTGAAAGAGAGCGCCAAGCAGGGTGTAGCTGTGCAGGCTCCTGTGGGCAGTCAGCATCTGTCTGTGGAGCAGATTGATGTGTTGAAGAACGCTCTTGGGCACACTATAGAGGATCTGAAGGAAGCTCTCAGGAGTAAGAAGGATCGTTATGATAAAGAGGCACTGAAAGTAGGAGAACTGCAGCAGGAGTTGTTGGATCTGAAGAAGTCTTCAGTACCTTTGGTAGAATATAcgaaaatgaaagaaatgctggAACAAGAAATCCTAGCAACtaaaagcagtttaaaagcgaaggaaggagaaagccaAGTTAAAAGTGAGGAAATCTTGAAGTTGCAAGCCGAGATTCAGCGTAATCAACAAGCTCTAACAGACCTGGCGAGCAAGGAGGTGATTGACTTATCAGAATACAACTCCATGAAAAGTGCTCTGGAGGCCCAGGTTAAGAGCATAGCTGAAAATTTGTCCAGTGTAAATAAAAAGTATGAGGAAGCGTGCGAGGAGGCTTTGCAAGCTAAGAAGAGCGAGCGCTCCTTAAAAGATGAGAAGGAATTGCTCCAGTTACGGAGCTGCAGCATTGAGCAGGAAATTAAGGACCAGAAAGAAAGGTGTGAAAAATCGCTGACGACAATTATTGACTTGCAGAAGAGAATACAGGAGTCTGCAAAGCAGGTGGAAGCCAAGGATAACAAG CTTACGTACACCAGTGGGATTCCTGCAAAGAGGCAGAACCAGCAGGTAGAAGTGCTCCAGAACCAAGTGAAAACACTGCAACAACAGCTGGCT GATGCTAAAAGGCAGCACCAAGAGGTGGTCGCAGTGTATCGGACACATCTTCTCAGTGCTGTACAG GGTCACATGGATGAAGATGTCCAAGCTGCTTTACTGCAGATCATTCAGATGAGACAGGGACTGGTTTGCTGA